Proteins found in one Salvelinus alpinus chromosome 11, SLU_Salpinus.1, whole genome shotgun sequence genomic segment:
- the LOC139534774 gene encoding putative nuclease HARBI1 isoform X1, whose product MKAQNCVFLSALTMACPFVRDVVDEEALVLRRAFRRERVFRDRLDPLAFPDDHLYERYRFSADGIRYLCRLLGPRIKHRTARSHALSVEQMVCVALRFFASGAFLYSVGDAEQLNKPTICRTIRSVCLAIKALADVFISFPGHRRLCDIKEEFYRIAGFPNVIGAVDCTHIRIKAPSGAHEADFVNRKSFHSINVQMVCNADCVISNVVAKWPGSVHDSRIFRASEIYQCLSQGEFSGVLLGDRGYGCQPFLLTPFTDPQEAQQAYNHAHARTRARVEMTFGLLKARLHKLRVSPVRACDITVACAVLHNVACLRKERAPRVPPAMDWDNLAIFPDDDSGRLLRDQYVLNYFS is encoded by the exons atgaaggcccaaaattgtgtgttcctttctgctctgacaatggcatgcccattcgtgcgagatgtggtggatgaagaagcacttgtgctgaggagagccttcaggcgagaaagggtcttcagggaccggttggacccactggccttccctgatgaccatctatatgaaagatacaggttttctgcagatggcatcaggtatctatgcagactactgggtcccaggattaagcaccgcactgcacggagccatgcactgagtgtggagcaaatggtttgtgtggccttgcgcttttttgctagtggagccttcctgtactcagtgggggatgcagaacagctgaacaagcccacaatttgccgcacaataaggagtgtgtgtctggctatcaaagcattagcagatgtcttcatctccttccctggccacagaagactctgtgacatcaaagaggagttctataggattgcag gtttccccaatgtcattggtgcagtggactgcacacacataaggataaaagccccctcaggtgcccatgaggccgattttgtgaataggaaatcctttcacagcattaatgttcag atggtctgcaatgctgactgtgtgatcagcaatgttgtggcaaaatggcctggctcagtccatgactccagaatctttcgggcctctgaaatctatcagtgcctatcacaag gtgaattctctggtgtgttgctgggagacagggggtatggctgccagccttttctcctgacacctttcacagacccccaggaagcacagcaggcctacaaccatgcccatgccaggaccagggccagagttgaaatgacctttggcctcctgaaggcacgccttcacaaattaagggtcagccctgttagggcatgtgatattactgtggcttgtgctgtcctccacaatgtggcctgcctgaggaaggagagggcccccagagtgccaccagccatggactgggacaatctggcaatcttccctgatgacgacagtggtcggctgctgagggaccaatatgtgttgaattattttagttag
- the LOC139534774 gene encoding myb/SANT-like DNA-binding domain-containing protein 4 isoform X2, whose protein sequence is MATRAAYFSPSEAQILMEAYEEVKDIIKKKGNTATVIKQREKAWQSIADRLNALNMNGPKRTWQQVKIKYKNILQNAVKKNTHRQGMGGGSPKADLTPAEDMALELNKGRPVLEGIPGGKETSIGSSQDATRFIQVSGSTVFLLEPPAQAPDDADPGEGPSAAATAHDGDDDEEETISLDSRRHEDPDAIQWENQPGNISSQAIRKLYGNHLRRQIELADIDIQYKKKKMENLALESEIKKRTIRKLDLEIKKLERELQEDDTAQNKN, encoded by the exons atggcaactagagccgcgtacttttccccgtcggaagcacaaatcctcatggaggcatacgaggaggtaaaagatataattaagaagaaaggcaacaccgccacagtgataaagcaaagagaaaaagcgtggcaaagtattgcagaccgcctgaatgc attaaacatgaacgggccaaaacggacatggcagcaggtcaaaatcaaatacaagaacattctgcagaatg cagtgaaaaagaatacccacagacaaggcatgggtggtgggtcaccaaaggctgaccttaccccagcagaggacatggccttggagctaaataaaggcaggcccgtcttagaggggatccctggggggaaagagacgagcataggttcctcccaagatgccacccgcttcattcaag tgtctggcagcactgtgttcctgttagagccaccagcacaagcaccagacgatgctgatcca ggtgaaggccccagtgcagcagcaacagcacatgatggagacgatgatgaggaggagaccatctctctggattccagaaggcatgag gacccagatgctatacagtgggaaaaccagcctggcaacata agctcacaagctatcagaaagttgtatggcaaccacctccggcgccaaatagaactggcagacatagacattcagtacaagaagaaaaagatggaaaatcttgcactggagtccgaaataaaaaagaggacaattaggaaactggaccttgaaataaaaaaacttgagagggag ctccaagaagatgacacagctcaaaataaaaattag